From the genome of Prevotella herbatica, one region includes:
- a CDS encoding HDIG domain-containing metalloprotein, giving the protein MDYQSIIDKYYNEDNKLRYIFMTHSSLVTKRALKICDLHPELNLNRRFVEEAAMLHDIGIIKCNAPGIYCFGNELYLIHGRIGAEMMRAEGYPDHARICERHTGAGIGKEEIKRLGLPLPYEDFLPETMEEKVICYADKFFSKTHPEVEKSINEAEKSLAKFGKDGLKRFKEWEMMFE; this is encoded by the coding sequence ATGGATTATCAGAGTATTATAGATAAATATTATAATGAAGATAACAAACTTCGTTATATATTCATGACTCACAGCAGCCTTGTAACAAAGCGTGCGCTGAAAATTTGTGACTTGCATCCAGAACTGAATCTCAACCGTAGATTTGTTGAGGAGGCTGCAATGCTTCATGACATCGGTATCATAAAATGTAATGCTCCTGGGATATATTGTTTCGGAAATGAGCTATATCTGATACATGGAAGAATAGGTGCTGAGATGATGCGTGCTGAGGGATATCCTGATCATGCCCGCATTTGTGAGCGACATACCGGAGCAGGAATAGGAAAGGAAGAAATAAAAAGACTTGGGCTTCCACTTCCGTATGAGGACTTTTTGCCAGAAACAATGGAAGAGAAAGTGATATGTTATGCTGATAAATTCTTTTCAAAAACTCATCCCGAAGTAGAGAAATCTATAAACGAAGCAGAGAAAAGTCTCGCTAAATTCGGCAAAGATGGCTTAAAGCGTTTTAAGGAATGGGAAATGATGTTCGAATAA